CCACGCCCGCTACGGCGACCCTGCGGCCCAGAAGCGCTTCTACCGTGAGACGATTCGCCGGCTCGGCACGGACGGCTGGCTCGGCGTGGGCTGGCCCAAGGAGTACGGCGGGCGCGGGCTGAGCCCCATGGAGCAGTTCATCTTCTTCGACGAGGCCGCCCAGGCGGGCGTCCCGCTGCCGCTGATGGCCCTCAACACGGTCGGCCCGACGATCATGCAGTTCGGCACCGACGAGCAGAAGGCGTACTTCCTGCCGCGTATCCTCTCCGGCGAGATCGACTTCGCGATCGGCTACAGCGAGCCCGACGCGGGCACGGACCTCGCGGCACTGAAGACGCGGGCGGTGCGGGACGGGGACGAGTACGTCGTCAACGGGCAGAAGATCTGGACGACCAACGGCGACACCGCCGACTGGGTGTGGCTGGCCGTCCGCACGGACCCGGACGCGCCGCCCCACAAGGGCATCACCATGCTCCTCGTGCCGACCTCCGACCCCGGCTACTCCTGCACCCTCATCAACACCCTCGCCTCGCACGACACCACCGCCAGCTACTACGAGAACATCCGCGTCCCCGTCTCCCGGCGGGTCGGCGAGGAGAACAAGGGCTGGCGGCTGATCACCAACCAGCTCAACCACGAGCGCGTCACACTCGCCGCGCACGGCACCATGGCCATCCGCGCCCTGCACGACGTACAGCACTGGGCCATGGAGACCAAGCTCGCCGACGGCCGCCGCGTCGTCGACCTCCCCTGGGTCCGCCGCCGCCTCGCGGGGACCCACACCCGCCTCGACGCGATGAAACTCCTCAACTGGCAGATGGTGAACGCCGTCCAGGAAGGCACCCTCACTCCGCAGGACGCCTCAGCCGTCAAGGTGTACGGCTCCGAGGCCCGCCGTGACGCCTACGCCTGGCTGATGGAGATCGTCGGCGCACCGGGGGCCCTCAAGGACGGCTCCGCGGGAGTGGTCCTGCACGGAGAGCTGGAGCGCGGCTACCGATCGGCGGTGATCTTCACGTTCGGCGGCGGAAACAACGAGATCCAACGCGAGATCATCTCGTGGATCGGTCTGGGGATGCCGCGGGTGCGGCGTTGACCTGGTTGTGACAAGGATGTTCAGTTGACACAAAAGAGGGATAGTTGGCACTGACGATGGTGGCTCGGTCTGATCTGCGCCGAGTCTCTCCGTGCGCTCTACCGACTCTGATCTGCTGCTTTCGGTGGACGGTTTATCGTGCTGAAGTGGTGTGCACGTGTCGCCTCTGCGATGTTGGAGGCCGCAGAGGCGCCAAGCGGCAGGTTCTCTCCCGGAAGACTTGATGCCGTCAACAGGGCCATTCGGCGTCGCTCATGTCCGAGCTGTACCGGGGCCGGCGAACCGGCCGGTCCACCGCGTTCCCGTATCTGTGAGCGAGACGGATGGAGAACGGCCAGTCACGCGTGGTGGCCCCAGGTCACTCGCCGAAGGATTGGCCGAAGCCCTGGCGGGCGCCATCGGTGAGGCCGATCGCCGAGGCGGTGTACTCCGTCGCGCCGATGGCGGTGATCGCGCCTTTCGCGGCGGGCAGGATGTCGACGCGGCCGTTGTGGGACTCGTCGTCGCCGCCGGAGCCCACGACGAGGTCGGCGCGGTTGTCGCCGTTCAGGTCGGTCAGCTTCACGGCGGAGCCGAAGAAGTCGTATGAGGAGGGCTTGCCCGGCATGCCGTCGGTGCCCTTGAAGTAGGACGTCGCGCCCTTGCCGGAGACACCGCCCTTGCCGCCGAGGAGGGTGGTCACCTGGCCGGTGTGCTCCAGCTCGCCGAGGCTCTCGACGGAGGAGCCGACGGCGAGGTCCGCGTAGCCGTCGCCGCTGATGTCACCGACGGAGACCGAGACGCCGAAGTAGTCGTCCTTCTCGCTGGAGTCCGGGACGCCGTCGGTCTCCTGGGTGATCACCTGGACAGGACGGGTCGACTGACCGGTTTTGCCGCCATAGACGACGCTGACCTGACCGGAGTAGACCGGCTCCTCGTAGGTCCACTCCTTGCCGACGACGATGTCCGCGTGACCGTCCTTGTCGAGGTCGCCGACGGCGACATGGCCGTCGGTGGCGGACCGGTTCACCAGGAGCTTGCCGTCGGCACCGGTCAGGTTGCCGGTGCGGAGCAGGCCATTGTGCGTGCCCCGATGGAGTTCGATCCGGTCGACGGGGCCCGTGCGCCCCGCGAAGACCTGGATGACGAGATCGGTGATGCCGTCGCCTGTCACATCGCCCGAGTCGAGGGCGGTGTGGACGTACGTCTGACCGTCCTTGAGGCCGAGGTTGGACACGGACTTGGCCTTGCCGGTGGTGCGGCCGATCGGCCCGTACAGCACCTCGCCGCCCCGCCCGGTGCTGTAGTCACCGGTCGCCAGGTCGGTCTTGCCGTCGCCGTTGAAGTCACCGGCCGCCAGCGACGAGCCCCGGCGGACATCGGGGCCCGTGGGCGGGGTCTGCTTCACGGTCACGGCGCCGTGGTTCGTCAGCCCGTTCTTCCCGCCCCAGACGATGACGGTCTGACCGGCGTTACGGCGGTAGGTGGTGCCGAAGGTGATGTCCTCACCGCTCGCCGAGATCGCAAGGTCGGTGAAACCGTCGCCGTCGTAGTCGCCCGCGACGGACTGGGAACCGAAGCGGTCATAGCCCTCGGTGATGCCGGGGACGCCCGGGGTGTTCTGCGTGATGACCTGGCGCTTGGCCGCGTTCACGCCCGTCTTGGAGCCGTACAGCACCGCCACGGCGCCGCCCTCCGCCTTCTCCCCGGAGCTGCCGTGCTGGTTGACGACGAGGTCCCGGTAGCCATCGCCGTTGAAGTCGGAGACGGCCGCGGCCTTGGTTGCCTTGACGGCCTGCGCCGGTGCGGCGACGGCGGCGGGCGCGAGGCCGCCCACCAGGCATGTGGAGACCACGGCGATGGCGGTGTACAGGGTGCGCTGACGCACGATCTTCTCCCACGGTGGTTTCTGCTGTTGCTTCTGTGACTCGCTGAGGAGACCAGCGACCCGGCCAGGAGGTTGTACGAGACGGCGAAGGGCTTGGAACTCCTCACGAAATGATCTTGGTGATGGTTGGATCACTCGAGGGCTGGTGATCCGGGGGTGTGGGGTGGTGACTGTGGCGGTTCTGGCAAGAGGTGTGGTGGCCTGATGGGCGGTCATAGGCTCCAAGTTCTCCCGGGTCGGGCTGTCCCTGGCCGTCCCGGTGGCGGGCCTCTCGGCGCTGACCTCGGACCGGGAGGTGCTGGACTGGCTTGGGTGGTGGGACCTGCACGAGCTGACCCGGCAGCTGGATGGCGTTCTGGGCCTGGTCCTGGTCGCAGCGACGGTGAAGGTCCTGTACGCCTTGGGTCGGTCACCGGCCACTGTTCCGCGTGTGCAGGTCGTTTCTGATGGCTCTTGGACGGTGTCGCGGAGCCAGATGACGATCGCTGTGACGGTCAGCGTGCCGTTGAAGATGTAGTCGCGCTTGTCGTAGCGGGTGGCCACGGCGCGGAACTGCTTCCGCTCGTTCACGCACCGCTCGACGGCGTTGCGGCGGCGGTACTGGGCCTTGTCGAAGGACGGGGGCCGTCCGCCCAAGCGTCCTCGGTGCCTGCGGTGGGCCCGTTGGCCATCGGGCTGCGCGATGGTGGCTTTGATCCCGCGCCGTCGCAGGTAGGCGCGGTTGTCGCGACTGGAATACGCCTTGTCGCCCCGCTGGCCGGGCGAGGTCTGCCAGGTCAGCGGGCGGGCCCGGTCGTCCGAGAGGAGATGGACTTTGCTGGTCAGTCCGCCCCGTGAACGCCCCAGCGCCTCGAGCCCATCGGCCTCCTCACGGACCCGCGCCTCGCCGACATCCACAGGCGTCCGCACGGCGGGGAATTACGTGTCGAGGAGGCGCGGGTAAGCGCCGACCACCCGCCGCGGTGATGCTGATCTGATCACGGCTTCACTGTTCCTTCGTGCGGATCCTTGGGTCCGGGCTCACGCATCGCGCCGCTCGAACAGGCGCTGGGCGTTGGCCGTCGTCAGGGAACGCCACGTGGTCCCGTCCACCGGTGACTCGGTCGCGTCGATCGCCGCGATATGGGCGTCGGCCAGCGGGGGAGGCGTCCAGCAGTAGTCGCTGCCGAACAGCAGGCGGTCCGGACCGACGAGTTCGAGCAGCGCGGGGATCTGGCGTGGGAAGGCTGTGCCGGCCATGTCGTAGTACAGGCCCTGTAGTTGCTGCACGGCATCGAGGGAGGGTGACTTCTCCGAGGGCAGGAACAGCCTCATGAATTCGTTGATGCGGTCGGCAAGGACGGGTACCGCGCCGCCGCAGTGCGGGACGATCACCCGCAGGTTCGGGTGACGCGTCAGGACGCCCGCCATCACCAGGTCCGTGACGGTGCGGGCCGTGTCGAAGATGTACTCGACCATGGGGCGCGGTCTGCCGAGTGCGGACTGTTCCCAGCACACGGGTGAGGTGGGGTGCAGGAAGACCACTGCGCCGCGGCGGTCGAGTTCCGCGAAGACCGGGTCGAGGCGCTGATCGCCCAGGTAGATGCCATGAGTATGGGTCAGCAAGGCCACGCCGTCGGCGTCGAGTTCGTCGAAGGCGAATGCGATCTCCTCCAACGAGCCGTCCACGTCCGGAAGGGGGAGCGACACGAGGTTGCCGAAGCGGCCCGGGTGGTCTCGGGTCAGTTCGGCTGTGTACTCGTTGACGCGCCGGGCGAGGAGGCGGGCTGCCTTGTCGTCGCCGAAGTGCACGCCGGGGGACGACATGGAGAGCATCGCGGTCTCGATGCCGTTGCGGTCCATCAGGTCCAGGTGGGCTTCCACGGACCACGTGGGCCAACCGCCCATGCCGTCGGGGTGGGCGTGACCAGCCGCTGTCGCCTGCTGGACGTAGAAGTCGGGCAGGAGGTGGGCGTGGACGTCGATGAGGTCGGAGGGCATGACGGGGATCCCCTTCTGTTGGGTCGTGTTTCGAGGCCGGATCTCGGACGTGGCTCACTCGACCTGCTCGCGTCTGGCCAGCCGTACCTCTTCGTTGTCCAGGGCGGCCTGGAGTCGGCGGAGCACGGTGTCGTCGATCTGCAACTCGTCCCTCAGGCGGACGACGGTCGCGCGCTTGTTGGCGATGAGGGCGAGGCGGAGGTCGGTGTAGTGGCGGTTGTGCAGCAGAGCCGGATCGTCGCCGGTACCGGCGCCCCTGGCCCGGACGGTCGCCAGATTGGCCTCGTACTCCTGGCGCAGCCACTCCACGACCTTCGGGGTGGTGCCCCGTTCGGCAGCGAGTTGCGGCAGCGCCTTGATGGCTTCCTCGGCTGCCGTGGTCTCGGCGAGGATCTGCTCCTCGTCGACGGACGTGTCGCGAGGCAGCCGGGCCCAGCGCACCACGCCCGGCAGCAGCAGGCCCTGCACCACGAGGGTCACGACGATGACGCCGGAGGTGACAAAGACGATGAAGGCGCGGTCGGGGAAGGGCTCGCCCGAGTCGAGTGTCGCCGGTACGGAGAGCGCCACGGCGAGCGACACCGCGCCACGGAAGCCGGCCAATCCGCTGACGACGCGGGCCCGGTGACTGATTCTTCGCAGCCGCTGCTCGGGACGCCGGTCGATCGCGCGGATCAGGTAGGCGGAGGAGAACAGGAACGCGAACCGGACCGCGACCAGCACCACGCTGACCACTCCGATCGCGATCAGGGCGTCTTGGAGGTCGGATCGGCTCAAATGACGGAGCGCGTACTGGAGTTCCACTCCGACCAGGACGAACAGCGCGCCGTTGATGATGAACGTGGCCAGCGGCCAGAACGCCAGAGCCTGGCGGCGGTGCTCGGCGCGGATCAGACTCGGAGCCACCTGGGCCATGATCAGGCCGCTCACGACCACCGCGAGGACGCCGGAGGCGTGGATCATCTCGGCCAGCAGATACGCCGTGAACGGCGCAAGGATCATGACGAGATTGCCGAGCAGGGGATCGTCCAGTCGGCGCCGCAGGTTCATGTTGACCCAGGCGACCGCCACGCCGACCGCGGCCCCGCCGCCGTACGCCAGCAGAAACAGCGCGCCGACGTGCGGAAGGGTCAGGTGCTCCTCGCCGACGGTGAGGCCGACCGCCAGGCCGAAGATGACCAGCGCGGTGCCGTCGTTGACGAGGCTCTCCGCACGTAGCACGGTGATCTGACGGCGCGGTAGGGAGCCTGCCAGGGCGCCGACCGCTGTGGCGTCGGTGGGAGCCACTGCCGCGCCCAATGCCCACGCCGGTCCCCACGGCAGTCCGAGCGCGTGCCCGGTGACCGCCACGGCACCCGCGGTGAGGATCACCAGGACCGTGCTGAGCAGGACGATGCCGCGCAGGTTCGTGCGGATCTCCCGCATGGACGTGGTCAAGCTTTCCCAGTACAGCAACACGGGGAGGAAGAGCAACAACACGACTTCGGGCGGGAGTTGGGTCTGGCGGACGGCGGGGACGAGACCGAGGAGCGCGCCCACGACCAGCAGCACGACGGGCGGCGCGACGCGGAGGCGCTGGCCCAGGACGTTGCCCACCAGCACGGCCGCACCGAGGACGACGACGAGTTCGAGACCGAGCATGGCGCCTACTCCTGTGAGGGACTGACTGTTGGCGGGGGCTCAGCGCCTTCCACCGGGATCGTCTTGGTCATCTGGGCATCAGTCGCAGCGTCGTCGAGCGTGCCGCCACCATGGGATCGACGTATGCGCCGCCGAAGCGACCTCCGGTCAGGCGGGAGTGGTGGTGAGCGGCTCACCGAGGTGGGCACGGGTGATTCCGAGTGAGTCCTCGAAGACGCGGTAGTCGCTGATCAGGCCGTCGGCGACGGTGAAGCGCAGGATCATCTCGCTTTCGAGCACCTGTCCCGAGGGATGGAACCGGGAGGTGTACCGGCCCGGTGCCAGAACCCGTCCGTCGGCCTCCACGATGGTGCCCAGCTCGAATGCGAGTGGCTCGACGGCGGCGAAGAACGCGGTGAGGGACTGCTGGATCTCCTCCGGCCCGGTGCGGCTCCCGGCCCAGGGGGTCAGGGTCGGATCGCCCGGAATCGTCCAGGTCGCGTCGGGTGTGAAGTGGGAGAGGACACGCTCCATGTCGCGCGTGCCGAGGGCGTCGAAGTACGCCTCGACGGTGGCGATCGCCTCGCTGGTCATGGCTGTCGGTCCGTTCTGCTCGGTGGCTGCAACGGTCGAACGACCGCTGCTGTTCGGTGGTGTCGGCGCTGGTGGGCGCGGCTGATCCAGCGCCCGTCACCGCCGGGCTTCACGTCAGGGGCGCAGCAGCGTCTTGATGGCTCGGCGCTCGTCCATGGCCTTGTAGCCTTCGGCGGCCTCGTCCAGGGGCAGGCTGAGGTCGAAGACCTTGCCCGGGTGGATGCGACCGCTGAAGACGCGGTCGATGAGGTCGGGAAGGTAGGCGCGCACAGGGGCGGGGCCACCGCGCAGACCGACGTGGGAGAAGAAGAGCTCTTGGCCCTCGATCTGCGAGCCGTGCGGGAAGCCGACGAAGCCGACGTTGCCGCCGGGACGGGTGGACTGCAGGGCCTGGTGCAGCGACTCCTGGGTGCCGACGCATTCGAGGACCGAGTCGGCGCCGAGGCCGTTCGTCAGTGCCTTGACGCGGGCGACGCCTTCCTCGCCGCGCTCGGTGACGATGTCGGTGGCGCCGAACTCCAGGGCGAGCTTCTGCCGGGACTCGTGCCGACTCATGGCGATGATGCGCTCAGCGCCCAGTTGCTTCGCGGCGATGACACCGGACAGGCCCACCGCGCCGTCCCCGACGACCACGGCGGTCGAACCGGACGTGACCTCGGCGGCCTTGGCGGCGTACCACCCGGTGCCCATGACGTCGGACAGAGCCAGCAGGTCCGGGATCAGCTCCTCGGACGGCTGCTCCGGCGTGGCGACCAGGGTGCCGTCGGCAAGGGGAATGCGGACGTACTCGGCCTGCGCGCCGTTCACCCACTGCGCGTGCCGGCAGGAGGTCTGGTAGCCGAACTGGCAGACCGGGCAGGTGTTGTCGGAAGCGACGAAGGAGCCGATGACGAACTGGCCCGGCCTGACGCTCGATACGTCGCTGCCGACCTCCTCGACGACACCGACGTACTCGTGGCCGATCGGCTGCGGTTCGGCGACCGGCAGGACACCCCGGTAGCTCCACAGGTCGGAGCCGCACACGCAGGCGGCGACGGTGCGGATGATTGCGTCTGTCGGTGCCGTGATCTTCGGCTCGGGGGCGTTCTCCACCCGGATGTCACCCGGCGCGTGAATGATGGTCGCTCGCATGGTGCCTTCCCAGCTCTCGTCGTGTCTGTCGTGTCTGTCGTGGCGTCAGGGACGGGTACGGGTGCTGACGCGCGGGCCGTTGTGGTCGTCGTCGGAGACGTGTTCGAGTCAGGTGGCGTCGTCCGTCTCTCACAGGGCGAGATGGGTCATGAACTGGTCGGGCGCGGCAGCGTGCCAGTGCTCTTCGCCCGGGGGCGTGTGGATGACGTCGCCGGGATGGGCTTCGATGGCCTGTGTGGAGAGAGTCCGCGATGGGGGGTGTGTGCGGGCGGAGGAGCATCAGCCGGACTGGTCGGACTTCTCCACGATCTCCTTGAGCCGGGTCATCGCGGTCATGGCGTTGGGCCATCCGGCGTAGAAGGCCAGATGGGTGATGGCCTCGATCAGTTCGTCCTTGGTCACGCCGTTCTCCAGCGCCTTGCCGAGGTGGAAGCTGAGCTGGTCGTTTCGGTACAGGGCGGCGAGAGCGGTGACGGTGACCAGGCTGCGGTCGCGCGGGGACAGGCCCGGCCGTTCCCAGATGTCACCGAACAGGACGGTGTCGGTCACCTCCGCGAGCTTGGGGGCGAACTCCTGGATGGCCGGCGGCGCGAACTTCTTCCGTTCGGACATGGGTTGGTGCTCCTTGCGTGTGTGCGGGGGATTCAGGCTGGGCTGTGGTGGCCTCGCTGCCCGCGATCATCAGCAGCGGGCGCGGAGCGAGGCTTTCGATGCGGGCGAAGGAGTCGTACGGAGCGATCTGACCGACACTGCGCAGCACCCATGCGTTCTCGGACCGCAGGTGCGCACCGCGCGCGGTGCGGTGGTACTCGTGCCCTTGCTCGCGCGCAGCGGGTGTCCGGCGCGGGCGTCGGGCGTGTGCAGATGACCGGCGAGCGTCAGGCCATTGCTGACGAAGGTGACATCCGTCTGCACTGTCTCTACTCGCCTCCTCCGCCTGCCACCGGGAAATACGGAATATCGGTGCCACTCGGAGAGTAATTCCGTCTCGAGGGTTGGCCGTCCAGCCTTTTGGGGTGAATGCTCTCCGTAGGTCGATTCCGGCGCCGAACACGCCATCGACCCTGCCACCTTCGCGGGAACTCGCAAAGGGGAGAATTCCATCCGGGGAATCACTTATCCAGGGGGGAGATCCTTACCCCCCTCCCGGAGACCGAGCGGTGCGACACTGGCCGACATGACCAGCGACGCGCATCTGAACGAGCTGGGAGAATTCCTCAAGGTGCGGAGGGCCGAGTTGAGCCCGCGTACTGTCGGCCTGCCCGACACCGGTGGTCGGCGTGTGCCCGGCCTGCGCAGGGAGGAGGTCGCCCTGCTCGCCGCCATCAGCTCCGACTACTACACACGGCTGGAGCAGGGCCGGATCCAGCCGTCCGCGTCAGTGCTGGCCGCTCTCGCACATGCACTGCATCTGGATGATCACCAGCGTCACCGCCTGTTCGAACTGGCCGGCCGGCAAAGGGCACGACACCGCCGACCAGCCGCACAGAAGGCCCAACCGCAGTTGCGCCGAATGCTCGACGATCTCACCGCGTCTCCCGGCGTGGTGATCGGCCGCCGTATGGACATTCTGGCGTGGAACCCGGTCGCCGCCGCACTGTTCACCGACTTCGCGAAGGTGCCGGAAGACAGGCGGAACTGCGCCCGTATCCTCTTCACCGATCCCTCCATGCGGACGCTGTACGCGGACTGGAGGGCCGTCGCCCGTGACTGCGTGTCCCATTTGCGCACGACGGCCGCCAGATGTCCGGACGATCCGCGGCTGACCGGTCTGGTCGGCGAACTCTCCGTGGAGGACAGGGACTTCGGCCAGTGGTGGGGAAGCCGTCACGTGCCGTCACGCAGGGTGGGCACGAAGAGGTTCCACCACCCCGTCGTCGGCGAACTCGTCCTCGACTGGGACACCTTCACCTGCAGCAGTGATCCCGATCAGGAACTCGTCGTCTGGACAGCGGAGCCCGGCACGCCGTCGTACGACGGGCTACGCGCCCTCGCCTCGCGGGCCACCCGGCGGCTCGGCGGCCCTGCGGACAGTCAGGTCGACTGACGTGACGCTCTGATTCGGCCCGGCCGACTCGGGAAAAGCAAGGTGATTGCCAGACCCTGGGAGAAGACTCTCCCCCTCACTTTTCGGCCGACTGCTGGGACACTGAATGCTATGTACACCAAAGCGCATTCGCCTGAACTGGGAGAATTCCTCAAGGTGTGCCGCGCCCGACTCAGCCCGCAGACCGTGGGTCTGCCCGATTCCGGGGCACCCCGGCGAGTGCCGGGGCTGCGCCGTGAAGAGGTCGCTCAACTCGTCGGGATCAGCACCCATTCGTACGCGCGGCTGGAGCAGGGGCGCGCTCCTGTGCCGAGGTCGGTACTCGGCGCGCTCGCCCGTGTTCTGCATCTCGACGACGAGCAGCGTGACCACCTCTTCGAGCTGGCCGCGAGCGGCGGGCGTGAACCGCGCCGTCGGCCGGCGCAGAGGGTTCATCCGCACCTCAGGCGCATTTTGGACGAGCTGAACATGACCCCCGCACTCGTTCTGGGTCGGCACCTGGACATCCTCGCCTGGAACCCTCTGGCAGCCGCTCTGCTCACTGACTTCGACCGGGTCCCCGAGAACAAGCGCAACTACGCCCGGCTGCTCTTCACCGACCCCGCCTTCCGGGAGCTCTACCTCGACTGGAGGACGAACGCCCGGACCTGCGTCGCCCACCTGCGCCTGGAGGCCGCCAAGAGGCCTGGCGACCCTGGGCTGGCCGCACTCGTCGGCGAGCTCTCGGTCGCCGACGCCGACTTCCGGCAGTGGTGGGCAGGCCGGCAGATGACCGGCCTACGGATGGGAACCAAGAGGCTGCGCCACCCACTTGTCGGCGATCTCACCCTCGACTGGGACAGCCTGACCTACACAGCCGCCCCCGCACAGAAGCTGGTGATCGCGACCGCCGCTCCCGAGACCCCCTCCCATGACGGGCTGCTCTTCCTCGCGTCGTGGACTGCGGACTCGGATCAGTCGGCACGCGATGCGACTGCTTGAGGGAGGCCGGATCCAAGGTGGTCCATCTTGCAGCCATCTTGAGGCTGCATGCCGCGAGATCACGTACGGCCGGCGTGGTCTCGGGACACCGGGCCTGTGGCGGGCTGCCGACAGCTTTGCCCTCTCTCCTGCCTCCCCGGCATTGGGTGCGCAGTGAACTGGCCCGAACGATGGTGGCCACCGGTGTCACCAGTGGCGCCGGTGCCCACGTGATGCGGCTCCTCGTGAAGGTTCCAGCTCGCGGTCCAGCTCTGACCGATTACGCGTGAGTGCGGCTTACGCGTGAGTGCGGCCGGACGTCGTTCGACGCCCGGCCGCAACCCTGAGGTGGCGCTGAGAGCCGCGCCTGTGCCCGCACTTGACTCTGTTCAGAACGTCAGGACCAGTCGGCCCCGTAGGCCGCCCGCGGCGAGGAGCCGGTGTGCCTCGGCGGCCTGTTCCGCCGGGAACGTCCTGGCGACCCGGAGTGTGATGAGGCCGTCCTCCACCTGCTGCCGGAGCCGGTCGAGCTTGGTGCGCTCCCGGGCATAACGGAACACGACGATCGGCTCGTAGGCGATGTCCCGTTCGCCGGGGCCGTCGTAGCCGCGCAGTGTCACCACCCGGCCGCCGTCGCGGACCGCCCGTGCGGTGAGAGCGCCGAGCGACGCGCCGTCGAGGAGTCCGTCGACGCCCTCCGGGACCTCTGCGCGTACCCGGTCCGGGTACTCGGCGCCGCGACGGAGTACGACGTCGGCACCGAGTTCCTTGATCAGGGTCTCGTCCTGCTCCGAGGCGTCGGCCACCACCCGCAGCCCGTCCGCCTTGGCCAACTGGACGGCGTAGCCGCCCACCGCCCCGGCCGCTCCGGTGATCGCGACGGTCCGGCCAGGCTCCAGGCCGAGCGTGTCCAGGGCCAGGCGCGCGGTCAGGCCGTTCATCGGGAGGGACGCGGCCTGCACGTCGCTCGCGCCGTGGGGAGCGCGGACGACCGACTCCGCAGGGACCACGACCTGTTCGGCGTACGCACCACGGGAGCCGTCGGGGAGCACGATCGCCATCACGCGGTCGCCGACGCTCAGATCCGTGTTCGTACCCGCGCCTATCTGCTCCACGACGCCGGCGGCTTCCATGCCGGGAACGAACGGCGGCTGGGCGTCCGGCGACCGGGCGGGTCCGCTGCGCTGGAGGGCGTCGACCGCGTTGACGGTCGCGGCGTGCACCCGGATGCGCACCTCGCCCGGACCGGCATCGGGGACGGGCAGCTCAAGAACCTGAAGCACCTCCGGACCACCGAATTCCGTGAAACCTACAGCCCTCATTCGAAGCACCTCACTGCTCGGCATGCGGTCGTTGAGGTGTCCGACCTTTCCGTGTCGCGTACGTCCGGAAAAGGGGAAGGTCCTTGGCTGGGATGCGGTCATAGGGGGGACGAACCCCTCCCCCCATGACACCGGTGCCGGCGAGAGAGGCGATGCTCCTCGCGGTCGCGCTCTGGCATGGCAATGCCCGTGCAGGCGGCTCGTGTTCAGCCGGGGCAGCCCTGGCCGGCGGAAGACCTTCTCTCCCAGCGGACGCACGTGGGAGGGCTCAGGTGGCGGTGTCGGACGCCGTCGGCTTCTGGTCCGCGGCCCAGGAGGCCAGGAGGCGCAGACCGTCGTGGGACGGGGTGCCGGGTTCGGCGTTCCACACGATGATGTGCTGGTCGGGGTCCGTGCCGCAGGTGAGCGTGTTCCAGTCGAGTGTCAGCTCGCCCACCACTGGGTGATGAAGCTTCTTGACGCCTTTGCCCCGCATCGCGACGTCGTGTTCGGTCCACCACTGCCGGAACTGTGCGTCACGGGCGGAGAGCTCCTCGACCAGAGCGGTGAGGGGCTGGTCGTCGGGGTAGCGCGCGCTCTCCATGCGCAGCTGCGCGATGGCCAGCCGGGTGACTTCCTCCCAGTCGGCATACAGCTCGCGCATCCATGGTTCCGTGAACAGCAGCCGGATGAACACCCGCTCCTGCACCGGGTACTGCCCGAAATCGGTCCACAGGGCGGCGGCGAGCTGGTTCCAGCCCAGGATGTCGGTGCGCCGGCCGATGACGAAGGCCGGGGAGGCGGTGAGATCGTCCAGCATGCGCTGGAGCTGCGTATCCACCTGCTGGCGCTCGCGTGACACGGACGGGCGCACCCTCTCTTTCGCCGCGAGGTCGAAGAGGTAGGTGCGCTCGTCGTCGTTCAG
Above is a genomic segment from Streptomyces sp. R21 containing:
- a CDS encoding acyl-CoA dehydrogenase family protein, with protein sequence MHLEYTPEQQQLRTELRGYFADLVPDIAHARYGDPAAQKRFYRETIRRLGTDGWLGVGWPKEYGGRGLSPMEQFIFFDEAAQAGVPLPLMALNTVGPTIMQFGTDEQKAYFLPRILSGEIDFAIGYSEPDAGTDLAALKTRAVRDGDEYVVNGQKIWTTNGDTADWVWLAVRTDPDAPPHKGITMLLVPTSDPGYSCTLINTLASHDTTASYYENIRVPVSRRVGEENKGWRLITNQLNHERVTLAAHGTMAIRALHDVQHWAMETKLADGRRVVDLPWVRRRLAGTHTRLDAMKLLNWQMVNAVQEGTLTPQDASAVKVYGSEARRDAYAWLMEIVGAPGALKDGSAGVVLHGELERGYRSAVIFTFGGGNNEIQREIISWIGLGMPRVRR
- a CDS encoding FG-GAP and VCBS repeat-containing protein, whose product is MRQRTLYTAIAVVSTCLVGGLAPAAVAAPAQAVKATKAAAVSDFNGDGYRDLVVNQHGSSGEKAEGGAVAVLYGSKTGVNAAKRQVITQNTPGVPGITEGYDRFGSQSVAGDYDGDGFTDLAISASGEDITFGTTYRRNAGQTVIVWGGKNGLTNHGAVTVKQTPPTGPDVRRGSSLAAGDFNGDGKTDLATGDYSTGRGGEVLYGPIGRTTGKAKSVSNLGLKDGQTYVHTALDSGDVTGDGITDLVIQVFAGRTGPVDRIELHRGTHNGLLRTGNLTGADGKLLVNRSATDGHVAVGDLDKDGHADIVVGKEWTYEEPVYSGQVSVVYGGKTGQSTRPVQVITQETDGVPDSSEKDDYFGVSVSVGDISGDGYADLAVGSSVESLGELEHTGQVTTLLGGKGGVSGKGATSYFKGTDGMPGKPSSYDFFGSAVKLTDLNGDNRADLVVGSGGDDESHNGRVDILPAAKGAITAIGATEYTASAIGLTDGARQGFGQSFGE
- a CDS encoding amidohydrolase family protein — translated: MPSDLIDVHAHLLPDFYVQQATAAGHAHPDGMGGWPTWSVEAHLDLMDRNGIETAMLSMSSPGVHFGDDKAARLLARRVNEYTAELTRDHPGRFGNLVSLPLPDVDGSLEEIAFAFDELDADGVALLTHTHGIYLGDQRLDPVFAELDRRGAVVFLHPTSPVCWEQSALGRPRPMVEYIFDTARTVTDLVMAGVLTRHPNLRVIVPHCGGAVPVLADRINEFMRLFLPSEKSPSLDAVQQLQGLYYDMAGTAFPRQIPALLELVGPDRLLFGSDYCWTPPPLADAHIAAIDATESPVDGTTWRSLTTANAQRLFERRDA
- a CDS encoding Na+/H+ antiporter, with protein sequence MLGLELVVVLGAAVLVGNVLGQRLRVAPPVVLLVVGALLGLVPAVRQTQLPPEVVLLLFLPVLLYWESLTTSMREIRTNLRGIVLLSTVLVILTAGAVAVTGHALGLPWGPAWALGAAVAPTDATAVGALAGSLPRRQITVLRAESLVNDGTALVIFGLAVGLTVGEEHLTLPHVGALFLLAYGGGAAVGVAVAWVNMNLRRRLDDPLLGNLVMILAPFTAYLLAEMIHASGVLAVVVSGLIMAQVAPSLIRAEHRRQALAFWPLATFIINGALFVLVGVELQYALRHLSRSDLQDALIAIGVVSVVLVAVRFAFLFSSAYLIRAIDRRPEQRLRRISHRARVVSGLAGFRGAVSLAVALSVPATLDSGEPFPDRAFIVFVTSGVIVVTLVVQGLLLPGVVRWARLPRDTSVDEEQILAETTAAEEAIKALPQLAAERGTTPKVVEWLRQEYEANLATVRARGAGTGDDPALLHNRHYTDLRLALIANKRATVVRLRDELQIDDTVLRRLQAALDNEEVRLARREQVE
- a CDS encoding nuclear transport factor 2 family protein produces the protein MTSEAIATVEAYFDALGTRDMERVLSHFTPDATWTIPGDPTLTPWAGSRTGPEEIQQSLTAFFAAVEPLAFELGTIVEADGRVLAPGRYTSRFHPSGQVLESEMILRFTVADGLISDYRVFEDSLGITRAHLGEPLTTTPA
- a CDS encoding zinc-dependent alcohol dehydrogenase family protein, which gives rise to MRATIIHAPGDIRVENAPEPKITAPTDAIIRTVAACVCGSDLWSYRGVLPVAEPQPIGHEYVGVVEEVGSDVSSVRPGQFVIGSFVASDNTCPVCQFGYQTSCRHAQWVNGAQAEYVRIPLADGTLVATPEQPSEELIPDLLALSDVMGTGWYAAKAAEVTSGSTAVVVGDGAVGLSGVIAAKQLGAERIIAMSRHESRQKLALEFGATDIVTERGEEGVARVKALTNGLGADSVLECVGTQESLHQALQSTRPGGNVGFVGFPHGSQIEGQELFFSHVGLRGGPAPVRAYLPDLIDRVFSGRIHPGKVFDLSLPLDEAAEGYKAMDERRAIKTLLRP